The sequence GCCGATTCCGCAGAGAAATTTCGTCGAGCTTATGAGGGGATCGGTGACGACCGACGAGGTGATCGATCTGGCGGTCAAATGGTCTAAGAGCATCGACTGCATCCCCCTTTTAGCGGCGAAGGAGTCGATGGGCTTTGTGGTAAACAGGGTTTGGCACTCCGCCAGGAGGGACGCCCTAAAGATGTGGGAGGACGGCATCGCCGACTACAAGGATATAGACCGGGGGTGGATAAAGCTTACCGGGATGCAGGCCGGGATCTTCGGGGCGATAGACTATATCGGGGTCGATGTGGTCTACGCGATTGAAAAGGCCTACTTCGAGGAGAAGGGCGAGGAGAGGTTCAGGCCCCCCGAGGGATTGAAGGCCATGGTCGATCGGGGAGATTTGGGGATGAAGACCGGAAAGGGCTTTTACGATTGGCCCGATCCGGAGTTTGTTAAGCCGGAATTTCTCGATCCGAAAAAGTGCGGATGAGTCCGATGTGCGTTTTCGGCCTGTTACTCTGCCGAAATTTTTTTAGATTTTTATTGATGTGCTTCAAATTCCCGTTGACGTTTATCAGGAGGTGAAAAGATGGCCGGAGAGATCAAGACCGTGGCAATTATCGGGGCCGGTTTTATGGGGAGCCAAATTGCGTCCCGGGCGGCCGTGTACGGCTACGATGTCAGACTGTTCGATATTAAAAAGGAGGTCATCGAGGCGGCGAGGGGCACAACCAAGTATCACAACGACGCCCACTTTGCGCAGCATGAGGGCGATTCATCGGAGGCGGACAAGAGAATAACCTTTCACGAGAAGCTCGAAGATGCGGTGAAAGACGCCGACCTCGTGATCGAGGCGGTGGCGGAGAGCGTCGAGGTCAAGAGGAAGGTCTTTTCGGAGATGGACGAGAAGACCCCGCCCTATGCCATCTTCGGGACTAACAGCTCTTCGCTGCCCGTATCGATGATCGAAGACGCGGTGGAAAGGTTGGACAAGGTCGCAAATAT is a genomic window of Candidatus Zymogenus saltonus containing:
- a CDS encoding 3-hydroxyacyl-CoA dehydrogenase family protein encodes the protein MTEGIKTVAIIGAGFMGSQIASRASIYGYDVALFDVSADQLKKGEEMTRFFTEGYIDAKGGDLKAVLNRTKFFDDLDKALENADLVIEAVSENVEVKRKVFSQIDEKAPTCAIIATNSSSLPVSKMEGAVVDKRKERVLNIHFASPIPQRNFVELMRGSVTTDEVIDLAVKWSKSIDCIPLLAAKESMGFVVNRVWHSARRDALKMWEDGIADYKDIDRGWIKLTGMQAGIFGAIDYIGVDVVYAIEKAYFEEKGEERFRPPEGLKAMVDRGDLGMKTGKGFYDWPDPEFVKPEFLDPKKCG